The Agarilytica rhodophyticola genome has a window encoding:
- a CDS encoding TolC family protein, whose amino-acid sequence MVNRWFIILCLLLSVSSAHSQPISLENVLASTRSSFPKILEARQKLKQAEAAQLSAQGAFDTQLQQNSRVRTSGYYSGLYANQKIIKPLQNYNTKVFAEYRYADGEFPVYEDEYVTLEGGEFNFGVSFSLLRDRDIDEKRLELANTDLQRSMEKMRQQAVENDVQYDAALAYLNWLNTHQQLTVYQKLLTTAEERQSAIVKRVALGDSAEIELIDHQQNLLKRQGQVLKAQNALEIAAIKLSLYWRDNQGRPQRPELPTKNAGIPNFPMDLRDNIDMLVSDAIVRHPDINQVENKLEQVSNESRLYKNQLLPNVDLEVKVAHDLGAGSETRDGLESYIGLQFSMPLERRKAKGKLNKATAKIRELEFLRQRLIETLTGSLYQTHAKFINAIAQSDVSLQRSKIAQKLQVQEQKRFSEGASDIFLLNLREENSAEAEIEAITAELSHVLAGIELLGRAYQMDKL is encoded by the coding sequence ATGGTAAATAGATGGTTCATTATACTTTGTTTACTACTGTCCGTTAGCTCAGCACATTCACAACCGATAAGCTTAGAAAATGTTCTTGCATCAACCAGAAGTAGCTTCCCAAAAATTCTTGAGGCAAGACAAAAGTTAAAACAAGCAGAAGCTGCCCAGCTTAGCGCACAAGGTGCTTTTGACACGCAGTTACAACAAAACTCTCGCGTGAGGACTTCTGGTTACTACAGCGGCTTGTATGCCAACCAAAAAATTATCAAGCCTTTGCAAAACTACAATACCAAAGTATTTGCTGAATATCGTTATGCTGATGGTGAATTCCCCGTTTATGAAGATGAGTATGTAACTTTAGAAGGAGGAGAATTCAACTTCGGGGTATCTTTTTCTTTATTACGAGATAGAGATATAGACGAAAAAAGGCTGGAATTAGCGAACACAGACTTGCAACGTAGTATGGAAAAAATGCGACAGCAAGCAGTTGAAAACGACGTGCAATATGATGCAGCATTGGCCTATCTCAATTGGCTTAACACGCATCAACAACTCACAGTGTATCAAAAGTTGCTAACAACCGCCGAGGAACGCCAGTCGGCCATTGTAAAACGTGTGGCCTTAGGCGATTCGGCAGAAATAGAGCTAATCGACCATCAACAAAACTTGTTGAAACGTCAAGGGCAAGTGCTAAAGGCCCAGAATGCACTAGAGATAGCAGCAATCAAGTTATCTCTTTATTGGCGCGATAACCAAGGGCGACCTCAAAGACCAGAGTTGCCCACAAAAAATGCCGGCATACCTAATTTCCCTATGGATTTGCGCGATAATATCGATATGTTAGTATCCGACGCCATTGTGCGACACCCTGATATCAATCAAGTGGAAAATAAGCTCGAACAGGTCAGTAATGAAAGTCGACTCTATAAAAACCAGCTATTACCTAACGTAGATCTTGAAGTAAAAGTTGCTCATGACTTAGGCGCCGGCAGCGAAACCAGAGATGGGCTTGAATCTTATATAGGCTTGCAATTTAGTATGCCATTAGAACGTCGCAAAGCAAAAGGCAAGCTAAATAAAGCCACAGCAAAAATTAGAGAGCTAGAATTTTTACGTCAGCGCTTGATAGAAACGTTAACGGGTTCTCTTTATCAAACCCATGCAAAGTTTATTAACGCAATAGCTCAATCAGACGTATCCTTACAGCGCTCCAAGATCGCTCAGAAATTACAGGTACAAGAGCAAAAGCGTTTTTCCGAAGGAGCAAGTGATATATTTTTACTTAACTTACGTGAAGAAAACTCAGCAGAGGCTGAAATCGAAGCTATCACTGCTGAACTAAGTCATGTACTAGCGGGTATCGAGTTATTAGGTCGTGCCTACCAGATGGATAAGCTCTAG
- a CDS encoding ABC transporter transmembrane domain-containing protein: protein MTNDTVPASNKHPATWLWQLLAPDRSFYRVAITYSLAISLLTLSVPIAVQTLINTLANVASIRAIIVLAILLFLTLLVSGALTALRTRTMEYFERRIYARLTAEVSLHTIYARHEYFEGRRNTDITNRYFDIMTLQKNVPFLLVDGFALVLQMLVGFSLVSFYHPILLMFNIGVILALILFWKLWGRSAVSSAVALSHAKYEMSKWLDSLAYAHEFFKSTRHIDYAVERTDSLTNHYVSGHRKHFKYTFAQTISFLLLYAVASASLLGIGGWLVIIGQLSMGQLVAAELILSAILFGLSKMADYLKNYYEMCGAADELGQVFSIPQENIDNSAKHALNGGALVFDQVRLHDIHNTEYMFNFKIPANVKVLAHAEKSSTHRAIIHLLKRHTHPSSGSIQLAGCDLEDLDVYHLRQDVVVIDRSPIVECSIEDYLRMSCPAVSLSEIRSVLKHVGIKEEVENLPDGLKTLLSPLGDPLSPVSFLHLKLAACLLTQPKILVLTQFFDLLNPNVLEQTLSLVSKLPMTVLYFTKQVNHPIFDHRLLLEEKQQKLTSGNNASVNNDNTVLAGADND, encoded by the coding sequence ATGACAAACGACACTGTACCCGCTTCCAACAAGCATCCTGCGACCTGGCTATGGCAGTTATTGGCACCAGATCGTAGTTTTTATCGTGTTGCTATTACCTACAGTTTAGCAATTAGCCTGCTCACCCTTTCTGTGCCAATTGCAGTACAAACATTAATCAACACTCTCGCCAACGTAGCCTCAATACGAGCGATTATTGTTCTGGCGATACTTTTGTTCCTGACCTTGCTAGTCTCCGGCGCTCTAACTGCTTTGCGCACCCGCACGATGGAATATTTTGAAAGGCGAATTTATGCCCGCCTAACAGCGGAGGTTAGCCTGCATACTATATATGCCCGCCATGAATACTTTGAAGGACGGAGAAATACAGACATTACCAACCGCTACTTCGATATCATGACATTGCAGAAGAATGTTCCATTCTTACTGGTGGATGGCTTCGCTTTGGTCTTACAAATGTTGGTAGGGTTCAGCCTTGTTTCTTTTTATCATCCGATACTCTTAATGTTTAATATTGGCGTCATATTAGCGCTGATACTTTTTTGGAAACTATGGGGACGCTCAGCAGTCAGCAGTGCAGTCGCGCTCTCTCATGCGAAATACGAAATGTCCAAGTGGTTAGACAGCTTGGCCTATGCTCATGAGTTTTTTAAATCCACCCGTCATATCGACTACGCAGTAGAACGCACAGACTCACTTACAAATCATTATGTTAGCGGCCACAGAAAACACTTTAAATACACTTTCGCACAAACGATTTCTTTTCTACTGCTCTATGCCGTTGCCAGTGCGAGTTTGCTCGGTATCGGTGGTTGGTTGGTAATCATCGGCCAGTTATCAATGGGACAGCTAGTAGCTGCTGAGTTGATTCTATCTGCTATTTTATTCGGCCTATCGAAGATGGCCGACTATCTTAAAAACTACTATGAAATGTGTGGCGCCGCTGATGAGCTTGGCCAAGTATTTTCTATCCCACAAGAAAATATTGATAACAGCGCTAAACATGCTCTGAACGGTGGTGCGCTTGTTTTTGATCAAGTGCGCTTACACGATATACATAACACCGAATATATGTTCAATTTCAAAATTCCAGCGAATGTAAAAGTGTTAGCTCACGCAGAAAAAAGCAGCACTCACCGTGCGATTATCCATCTACTCAAACGTCATACTCATCCCAGCTCAGGATCAATCCAACTTGCAGGTTGTGACCTTGAAGATCTAGATGTATATCATCTGCGTCAAGACGTAGTAGTCATCGATCGATCACCAATCGTAGAATGTAGCATTGAAGATTATCTTAGAATGTCATGCCCTGCGGTTTCACTTTCAGAGATTCGTTCAGTATTAAAACATGTAGGTATTAAAGAAGAAGTTGAGAATTTGCCCGACGGCCTAAAAACATTATTGTCTCCCTTGGGTGACCCTTTATCACCTGTGTCTTTTTTACATTTAAAACTCGCCGCTTGCTTGTTAACACAACCTAAGATTTTGGTGCTGACACAATTCTTCGACTTGTTAAACCCTAATGTATTAGAGCAAACATTGTCATTAGTATCCAAACTTCCCATGACCGTTTTATATTTCACCAAACAAGTTAACCACCCTATTTTTGACCATCGCTTATTGCTGGAAGAGAAGCAACAAAAATTAACCTCGGGCAACAATGCTTCAGTCAATAACGATAATACTGTGCTGGCAGGAGCCGATAATGACTAA
- a CDS encoding HlyD family secretion protein gives MTKLNHRNRDKFHTLAAQTLPSAASLVAKLTGLGILMLALVLWFTPWVQTAPGTGEVSTLDPQDRIQAISALVTGQIGQWHVQEGQPVKKGDPIVTLVDTDRNLLQRLNAEKAAVVYEHQANVIATETARIDLERRKKLFDQGLVSRRDLEQANIKYEGMKAKMGETLAKVNQVDVRLSRLSSQTKVAPRDGTISRLTSAGSATYVKAGETLATFIPKDVERAVVMEISGLDAPLIKPGQKVRLQFEGWPVLQFSGWPAAAVGTFGGLVKFIEPVASLRGTFNVWLTEDPNDIPWPSDGFVRLGSKAKGWVLLSEVSLGYEIWRQLNNFPPEYSAIENGDYKDGK, from the coding sequence ATGACTAAGCTTAATCATCGAAATAGAGATAAGTTTCACACGCTCGCCGCACAAACACTGCCCAGTGCCGCATCTTTAGTTGCCAAACTGACAGGCTTAGGTATTTTAATGCTGGCTCTGGTTTTATGGTTTACTCCATGGGTGCAAACTGCGCCGGGAACGGGGGAAGTTAGTACGCTTGATCCGCAAGATAGAATACAGGCTATCAGTGCCCTGGTAACGGGTCAGATAGGACAGTGGCATGTGCAAGAAGGTCAGCCAGTAAAAAAAGGTGACCCTATTGTTACTCTGGTGGATACCGATCGTAATCTGTTACAAAGGCTCAATGCCGAAAAAGCAGCGGTTGTATACGAACATCAAGCGAATGTTATTGCTACCGAGACTGCGCGCATAGACCTTGAGCGGCGGAAAAAGCTTTTTGACCAAGGCCTAGTGTCGCGACGGGATTTAGAACAAGCGAACATTAAATATGAGGGCATGAAAGCAAAAATGGGAGAAACTCTCGCCAAGGTCAATCAAGTTGACGTGCGTCTTTCAAGACTATCCTCGCAAACTAAAGTAGCCCCGCGAGATGGTACTATCTCACGCTTAACCTCAGCAGGCAGCGCCACCTATGTGAAGGCAGGAGAAACTCTCGCCACTTTTATCCCTAAAGATGTGGAACGAGCCGTGGTTATGGAAATAAGTGGCTTAGATGCACCACTCATAAAACCTGGCCAAAAAGTACGCCTGCAATTTGAGGGCTGGCCGGTACTACAGTTCAGTGGTTGGCCAGCTGCGGCTGTAGGAACCTTCGGAGGCTTGGTAAAGTTTATAGAGCCTGTTGCCTCACTTAGAGGCACATTTAATGTGTGGTTAACCGAAGACCCTAACGACATACCTTGGCCAAGTGACGGCTTTGTTCGATTAGGTAGTAAGGCGAAAGGTTGGGTTTTACTCAGTGAGGTCAGTTTAGGTTATGAAATTTGGCGACAGCTCAACAATTTCCCTCCTGAGTATTCGGCAATTGAAAATGGTGACTATAAAGATGGTAAATAG
- a CDS encoding AraC family transcriptional regulator, producing MSVLLFNINDLALILAIAACLFHIGLLGLQNTVTQKNIFLSLFLLCIALTFLDALIYWSLAIKSQLLLLSPHIFFIFKVSLFLQAPLLFFYVKSVLFFNLTLTPNSALHFLPGIFFIIAIPLIYHSLGEQNLEAGIHNYSILFADPIFRFFMWLSKLSYIVYGFLCLRMLQAHSQKLKDNISSIDKVNADWLRLLVIGFVFLWLWDTLAQALTQVNLSGHILSLLKNYAHLALVVTLLFLNISRASYTLKHNALEVETTFATQLYTTEHVQRINEAMNHRQVYLDPELSLNKLSKVTSLPKRLLSAIINKHYERNFFEFVNYYRVEHAKDVLAKDGAGVSMIDVMNRSGFNSKSAFNRFFKKFTGMTPTQYRAYCASQKLIKSIS from the coding sequence GTGTCTGTGCTGCTATTTAATATTAATGATTTGGCACTTATTCTTGCTATTGCTGCATGTTTATTTCATATTGGCCTGTTGGGTTTACAAAATACAGTGACTCAAAAGAATATATTTCTATCGCTCTTTTTATTATGTATTGCGCTGACTTTTTTGGACGCACTTATTTATTGGTCTCTGGCGATTAAGAGTCAACTACTTTTGTTGTCTCCTCACATTTTCTTTATTTTTAAAGTCTCTCTTTTCTTACAGGCGCCACTGTTATTTTTTTATGTAAAGTCCGTTCTTTTTTTCAACCTAACATTAACACCAAACAGTGCTTTGCATTTTTTACCTGGAATATTTTTTATCATTGCTATTCCACTGATATACCATTCTCTAGGTGAGCAAAATTTAGAGGCGGGTATACATAATTACTCTATTCTTTTTGCCGATCCGATTTTTAGATTTTTTATGTGGTTGTCAAAACTGTCCTATATTGTCTACGGCTTTTTATGTTTAAGAATGCTTCAGGCCCACAGCCAAAAACTAAAAGATAATATCTCAAGTATTGACAAAGTTAATGCTGATTGGTTGCGTTTACTTGTGATTGGCTTTGTATTTCTTTGGTTATGGGACACTTTAGCCCAAGCGTTGACACAAGTTAATTTATCCGGTCATATCTTGTCCTTGCTTAAGAATTATGCTCACTTAGCTCTTGTGGTAACCTTGTTGTTTCTCAATATCTCACGGGCCAGTTACACTCTTAAACACAATGCTTTGGAAGTAGAAACAACCTTTGCCACACAGTTATATACGACAGAGCATGTGCAAAGAATTAATGAGGCGATGAATCATCGTCAAGTGTACCTTGACCCAGAATTATCGCTGAACAAGTTGTCTAAGGTAACTTCATTGCCTAAACGTTTATTGTCAGCGATTATAAATAAGCACTATGAGAGAAATTTCTTTGAGTTTGTCAATTATTATCGTGTTGAACATGCGAAAGATGTTTTAGCTAAAGATGGAGCAGGTGTATCTATGATCGATGTGATGAACCGCTCTGGTTTTAATAGTAAATCGGCATTCAACCGCTTTTTTAAAAAATTTACTGGCATGACGCCAACACAGTACCGTGCGTATTGTGCCTCTCAAAAACTTATTAAGAGTATATCATAG
- a CDS encoding serine protease, which translates to MKTKFLIGASLTAVGLLTSCLSYAGIESKQVEPTLLKQPTPQMLTVATRQKFKANLSDYSSSLLTSQQSFDASDDERIIINKNGASFIKVHFSDFNIPEGSQVVVSNADGSQSHIYGAGSDTAFTVDKSVGDNGVKSFSALSIVGDTAIIKYIANGNEGKPYKINVDYFMEGYAEEIIEQMVLSQSVEQASTCGVNERRDVQCFASSHPTEFERTRPVARLLINGSGLCTAWRVGEDNHMFTNNHCVDSQTELRNTEVWFNYQRSSCSSGSPNTPTVVSGSQMLETDFTLDYTLFTVTNFNSIRNFGHFGLDVRNAVLQERIYIPQHGAGNPKELAVTSDQNTGNVCRIDDTVANGRGSNTDMGYFCDTIGGSSGSPVVAASSNNVIALHHFGGCLNQGVRISRIWPQVSSFFGGQIPTGDNGGSAPTPTPTPGNSGSQTDLSGNQGTWTHFRLAVPAGTSNLTASISGGSGDADLYVRRGQQPTTSSYQCRPFRNGNSETCSIDNPQADDWYISLRGYRAFSGVDLNWSYQ; encoded by the coding sequence ATGAAAACAAAATTTTTAATAGGTGCTTCGTTAACTGCCGTAGGATTATTAACTAGTTGTTTAAGCTATGCGGGCATAGAATCGAAACAAGTAGAGCCAACATTATTAAAACAACCAACGCCACAAATGTTAACAGTGGCTACTCGACAAAAATTTAAAGCTAATCTCAGTGATTATTCCTCGTCACTATTGACTAGCCAACAAAGCTTTGATGCAAGCGATGACGAACGAATTATTATTAATAAAAATGGCGCGAGCTTTATTAAAGTTCACTTCAGTGATTTTAATATTCCAGAAGGCAGCCAGGTAGTAGTCAGCAACGCCGACGGCAGCCAATCTCATATTTATGGCGCCGGTAGCGACACTGCATTTACGGTGGATAAGTCCGTCGGCGATAATGGTGTTAAGTCTTTCTCGGCTTTATCCATTGTCGGCGATACCGCGATTATAAAATATATTGCCAATGGCAACGAAGGCAAACCCTATAAAATTAATGTTGATTATTTTATGGAAGGTTATGCAGAAGAAATCATTGAACAGATGGTTCTGAGTCAAAGCGTAGAACAGGCATCAACTTGTGGCGTAAATGAGAGGCGAGACGTACAGTGTTTTGCTAGTTCACACCCAACCGAATTCGAGCGCACTCGGCCAGTAGCACGTTTACTTATCAATGGCTCAGGTTTGTGTACAGCGTGGCGTGTTGGTGAAGATAATCACATGTTCACTAACAACCACTGTGTTGATTCTCAAACAGAACTGCGTAATACCGAAGTGTGGTTTAATTACCAACGTAGCAGCTGTAGCAGTGGAAGTCCTAATACCCCAACAGTGGTTTCAGGTTCTCAAATGCTTGAAACAGATTTCACTCTTGACTATACGCTCTTCACTGTTACTAATTTCAATAGCATTAGAAACTTTGGTCACTTCGGACTTGATGTACGCAACGCTGTACTTCAAGAGCGCATTTATATTCCCCAACATGGTGCAGGTAATCCTAAAGAACTCGCTGTGACTAGTGACCAGAATACAGGTAATGTTTGTCGTATCGATGATACCGTGGCAAATGGTCGAGGTTCCAATACCGACATGGGATATTTTTGTGACACCATTGGCGGTAGTTCAGGCTCGCCAGTGGTCGCAGCTAGCAGCAATAATGTTATCGCTCTTCATCACTTTGGTGGCTGTTTAAATCAAGGAGTGCGTATCTCTCGTATTTGGCCTCAAGTTTCAAGCTTCTTCGGCGGGCAAATTCCAACGGGTGACAACGGTGGCTCAGCACCTACACCAACACCTACGCCAGGAAACTCCGGTAGTCAAACAGACCTTTCAGGAAATCAAGGCACTTGGACTCACTTTAGACTCGCTGTCCCCGCCGGCACTAGTAACTTAACAGCTAGTATATCTGGTGGTAGTGGTGACGCCGACTTATATGTTCGTCGCGGTCAACAACCAACGACATCTAGCTACCAATGCCGACCTTTCAGAAACGGTAACAGCGAGACGTGCTCAATTGATAATCCTCAGGCGGATGACTGGTATATTTCACTTCGAGGCTATCGCGCTTTCAGTGGCGTTGACTTAAATTGGAGCTACCAGTAG
- a CDS encoding tetratricopeptide repeat-containing diguanylate cyclase, translating to MPIRSIKLLIWLVFTGVLFSETLAAEQVDEQAINKKWESFEELSLVDAAGALTKVQQAYAKLPESTSKYERVMAKLAVITIQMRLNQLPDALKNINDTYTLSLETGHHRNTGELLARRGRILLKNQEFNKALLAIDEALAMFERINDKPLIGISYNIRGQILLALGNKAGALDDLLRSYDIVRTENDATKTASALSAIANIYVSNSEYEKAIEYFKLALSYLDHDKQKLFVSIVKGNIGSASIQLNDLDEAKTYLSQAITLTESLGDKVGSASSKLQLARVYKLDNQVYKSIDLYREVLAVFESINDVSNEFVIYTALAQIFSELSNLGMATSYLKKAELNFPEVKVLETKMSFHRIAADIYSQTEDYKKASDSLRKYISFLKEKFKNDHNERFNQLQVQFNTEQKEIRNKLLEQENKYKTEMITQQKAQYKLLYTIVTLIIVFSLVLAFGLIKQVKIKHEFAQLALTDELTKAPNRRAILERADFHIKLASQKKYSLIIGIIDLDDFKVVNDTYGHDAGDEVLKSFYRFTKQAIREPDELGRLGGEEWLLILPNIDLDQLDTLFNRIKKNVSELIIPGIDLPYSVRFSMGVGTVDKENNTTLDNVLKKADIAMYKAKDCGRDCWVV from the coding sequence ATGCCAATTCGTTCTATTAAGCTTTTGATATGGCTAGTTTTTACAGGGGTTCTTTTTTCAGAAACCTTGGCAGCTGAACAAGTTGACGAACAAGCTATAAATAAGAAGTGGGAATCTTTCGAAGAACTTTCTCTAGTAGACGCGGCAGGCGCACTTACTAAAGTGCAGCAAGCCTATGCAAAACTTCCTGAGAGCACATCTAAGTATGAGCGTGTAATGGCAAAGCTTGCCGTTATCACTATACAGATGCGTTTGAATCAACTACCTGATGCCTTAAAAAATATTAATGATACTTATACGCTTTCACTTGAAACAGGACACCACCGTAATACCGGTGAATTATTGGCGAGGCGTGGGCGGATACTACTTAAGAACCAGGAGTTTAATAAAGCTTTGCTAGCAATAGATGAAGCGCTAGCGATGTTTGAACGTATTAATGACAAACCTTTAATCGGAATCTCTTACAATATTCGCGGGCAAATTCTGTTAGCTTTAGGTAATAAAGCAGGTGCGCTAGACGATTTACTACGTTCTTATGATATTGTCAGAACGGAAAATGATGCGACCAAAACCGCATCTGCACTGTCCGCAATTGCCAATATTTATGTAAGTAATAGTGAATATGAAAAAGCAATCGAGTATTTTAAATTGGCACTGAGTTATTTGGATCATGATAAGCAGAAGCTGTTTGTCAGCATCGTAAAAGGTAATATCGGTAGTGCAAGCATTCAGTTGAATGACTTAGATGAAGCAAAAACATATCTGTCGCAAGCGATTACTTTAACCGAAAGCCTCGGAGATAAGGTAGGCTCGGCAAGTTCAAAATTGCAACTTGCACGAGTTTATAAATTAGATAATCAGGTGTATAAATCAATTGATTTATACAGGGAAGTGCTCGCTGTTTTTGAAAGCATAAACGATGTTAGTAATGAGTTCGTTATTTATACTGCTTTGGCACAGATTTTTAGTGAGTTGAGTAACCTTGGTATGGCTACCAGCTATTTGAAAAAGGCAGAATTAAATTTTCCCGAAGTCAAAGTTCTGGAAACCAAAATGAGCTTTCATCGTATTGCCGCAGATATCTATTCCCAGACAGAAGACTATAAGAAAGCCTCAGATTCTTTGAGGAAGTATATTTCGTTTTTGAAAGAAAAATTTAAAAATGATCACAACGAAAGGTTCAATCAGCTCCAAGTACAATTTAATACCGAACAAAAGGAAATTAGAAATAAACTACTAGAGCAAGAAAATAAATATAAGACTGAAATGATTACTCAACAAAAAGCACAGTATAAGTTACTGTACACCATTGTAACCTTGATTATTGTGTTTTCATTAGTTCTTGCTTTTGGTTTGATTAAACAGGTAAAAATCAAACATGAATTTGCTCAATTGGCGTTGACAGATGAACTGACTAAAGCACCAAATCGACGAGCGATATTAGAACGAGCCGACTTTCATATTAAATTAGCCAGTCAAAAAAAATATTCTTTAATTATAGGCATTATTGACTTGGATGACTTTAAAGTGGTGAATGATACTTATGGCCACGATGCAGGGGACGAGGTTCTCAAATCATTTTATAGGTTTACCAAGCAAGCTATTCGAGAGCCCGATGAGCTTGGCCGTCTAGGTGGAGAAGAATGGCTACTGATTTTACCCAATATAGATTTAGATCAATTGGATACTTTATTTAATCGTATTAAAAAGAATGTTTCAGAACTTATTATTCCTGGAATTGATTTACCTTATTCAGTTCGTTTTTCAATGGGCGTAGGAACGGTTGATAAAGAGAATAATACAACTCTCGACAATGTCTTAAAAAAAGCAGATATTGCCATGTATAAAGCCAAAGATTGTGGTAGGGACTGCTGGGTAGTGTAG
- a CDS encoding glycoside hydrolase family 16 protein has translation MNNIQFLSTKVLLLITLSATLLACGGSDSSSPTFETSSQASSTPLPVNSHTRHWQMVWNDEFDGPDIDLGKWSHEVNCWGGGNNEQQCYTDRAINSFIDDGMLNIVARREQFTGPATPDGSAGNNATLPYTSARLRSMNKGDWKYGRFEIRAKLPEGQGTWPAIWMLPTDYVYGGWAASGEIDIMEAVNLKTQSDEAEAPPGTSEARVHGTLHYGRSWPDNVNSGTDYKLPNGVNPADDFHVYAVEWEAGEIRWYVDDHHFATQRESGWYSQFLDESGTMINGPTGSPFDQKFHMLLNLAVGGAWAGNVNEKGIDESVFPQTLVIDYVRVYECAVSPTTGAGCANLGNSAELVAGNTAPPVVDSSSDYGSGPVYTLYNNGVTEGLELRSYNPDNQIAISEVAETNRGSVLRVDKTGVNGNVYFAYPPRVDLSDFAAGSTLIFELKVVDNSVSNPATSLLIKIDSGWPNVSDIEVPIDNTNEWSEIRISVTELATRRNSLANGIATLSDIINPFVIEPTGAISLLIDNIRFTTADGDTTTPTIPPSPKAQVDLPVTFEDEQVDYSRIDFGGVSTILTSDPTGAAGRVAMTTRTQNAETWAGTTMSTRACSH, from the coding sequence ATGAATAACATTCAGTTTCTATCAACTAAAGTGCTCTTACTCATTACACTTAGTGCCACGTTGTTAGCTTGTGGTGGCTCTGATTCCTCATCCCCTACTTTTGAAACCTCTTCACAAGCCTCGTCAACACCTCTGCCAGTAAATAGCCATACTCGTCATTGGCAGATGGTATGGAATGACGAATTTGATGGGCCTGACATTGATCTTGGCAAGTGGAGCCACGAAGTCAATTGTTGGGGAGGCGGTAACAACGAGCAACAGTGTTATACAGACCGAGCTATCAACTCATTTATCGACGATGGCATGCTCAACATCGTCGCACGCAGAGAACAATTTACCGGACCTGCAACACCTGATGGTAGCGCCGGCAACAATGCAACTTTGCCTTATACCTCTGCCCGCCTAAGAAGCATGAACAAAGGCGACTGGAAATACGGCCGCTTTGAAATTAGAGCCAAACTTCCAGAGGGCCAAGGCACCTGGCCTGCCATATGGATGCTGCCCACTGACTATGTTTACGGTGGTTGGGCCGCATCTGGCGAAATTGATATTATGGAAGCGGTCAACTTAAAAACACAATCAGATGAAGCAGAAGCACCACCAGGAACTTCAGAGGCTCGCGTTCACGGCACCTTACATTACGGAAGAAGCTGGCCGGATAACGTTAATTCCGGCACTGACTATAAATTACCTAATGGTGTTAATCCTGCCGATGACTTTCATGTGTATGCAGTGGAATGGGAAGCCGGGGAAATACGCTGGTACGTAGACGATCATCATTTCGCTACCCAAAGAGAAAGTGGCTGGTACAGCCAATTTTTGGACGAAAGCGGCACCATGATAAATGGGCCAACTGGCTCCCCTTTTGATCAAAAATTTCACATGTTATTAAATCTTGCCGTAGGTGGCGCCTGGGCAGGTAATGTCAATGAGAAAGGTATCGACGAATCGGTGTTTCCTCAGACATTAGTTATCGACTATGTGCGCGTCTATGAGTGCGCGGTGTCACCTACTACTGGTGCCGGTTGTGCAAATCTTGGCAATAGCGCCGAGCTGGTAGCAGGAAATACCGCTCCACCAGTAGTGGATTCAAGCAGTGACTATGGTTCAGGGCCTGTGTACACACTTTATAACAATGGTGTTACCGAGGGACTGGAGTTACGCTCTTATAATCCAGATAACCAAATTGCCATTTCTGAAGTTGCTGAAACTAATCGCGGCAGTGTGCTCAGGGTCGACAAAACGGGTGTCAATGGGAATGTATATTTTGCCTATCCACCTCGTGTAGATTTAAGTGATTTCGCAGCAGGCAGCACACTTATATTCGAACTGAAGGTAGTCGATAACAGCGTAAGTAATCCAGCTACCAGCTTATTGATAAAGATTGACAGTGGTTGGCCAAATGTCAGTGATATAGAAGTCCCTATTGACAACACTAATGAATGGTCAGAAATACGTATAAGCGTAACAGAGCTTGCGACACGAAGAAATTCGTTAGCAAATGGCATCGCGACCTTGTCAGATATTATCAACCCCTTCGTTATAGAGCCGACAGGTGCGATAAGTTTACTTATTGACAATATTCGCTTTACAACAGCAGATGGAGACACAACTACGCCCACCATCCCCCCAAGCCCAAAAGCACAGGTAGATCTGCCCGTTACTTTTGAGGATGAGCAGGTAGACTATTCTCGAATAGACTTCGGCGGAGTCTCCACAATATTAACGAGTGATCCAACTGGCGCTGCTGGTAGAGTAGCCATGACGACAAGGACGCAAAATGCGGAAACCTGGGCAGGTACTACTATGAGTACTAGGGCCTGTTCACACTAA